Part of the Clostridia bacterium genome, CGGCGACGACCGTTTCGGCGACCGAGGAGATAAACGACTTCCTTATGCGTATGGGGACGGCGCCGCTTTCCGAGGGCATTCGCCTGGTGGAGCTTTTGAAGCGTCCCGAGCTTAATATGGAGTCGCTTGCCGAGATAGATAAGACGCGGCCCGAGGGGATAGACAGACGCGTTACTGAGCAGGCCGAGATACGTATAAAATACGACGGCTATATAAAAAAGCAAGAAGCTCAGATAAAGCGATTCCTTCGCAGCGCTCACGTAAAAATACCGGACGGCGTAGACTTTCTATCTATAAAGGGGCTTAAAGTCGAGGCCCGTCAAAGGCTTTCTCAGGCGCGCCCAGCCGATATAGGAACAGCCTCGCGCGTGCCGGGCGTGACTCCGGCAGATATTTCGGTATTGCTTGTATATATTGAGCAGATGAAGCGGGAGGATAAAGATGGAGGCATATGAGCTTTTAAAGGCGGGACTTTCAGATATTTTCGGAAGCTGCTCCGACGAGACCGTCGAAGCGTTTCGCAGACTTACGGAATATATGGTCGAATATAATAAAAAGGTAAATTTAACGAGGATCACCGAGCCTATGGACGTTGTGCGTCTTCATTATCTCGACTGCGCCGCCGTTTTTTGGGCCGTGAAGATGGAAAAGGATGCGTCTGTTATAGATGTGGGCACGGGCGCAGGCTTTCCGGGACTTGTTATGAAGATCCTCAGACCCGATATACGCCTTTGTCTTCTCGATTCTTCAAATAAGCGCATAAGCTACCTTCGTTCGGCGGCTGAGCTTCTCTCGCTTTCGGGTATAGACTTTGTTTGCGGGCGTGCAGAGGAGGCGTCGCGCAAGCGCGGTTATCGCGACGCTTTTGATTTTGCCGTATCGCGCGCCGTGGCGTCGCTGCCTAAGCTCTGCGAGCTTTGCATGCCGTTTGTGCGCGCGGGAGGGCTGTTCGTTTCGCTGAAAGGGTCTGAGGCCGAAGCCGAGGCAATTTCGGCCGAAAAGGCTGTGCGCACGCTGGGCGGCGGCAATATGCGGGTCATTCCCGCAGAGATAAGGGACAGCGAGGTAAATCATCATCTTATCGTGATAGGCAAACTTCGCGCAACGCCGGCACAGTTTCCGAGAAAAAATGCGCTGATACAGAAAGCTCCGCTTTGAGTTTTTAAGAGAGCCGAAAGGCTCTCTTTTATTATGGATAAATAAGCTTCTGCGCCTGTTGGCGCGGCGCACATTTAACCTTGGACCGGTAAAAAGGCTTAGTCATGCGTTTTAAACATAAAAACAGCCCGCCGCTTAAGGCAGGGCTGTTTTCGTTTATATCTCCATAATTATCGGCAGTATCATGGGCTTTCGCTTAGTGCGCTCGTATATGACCTCGGAGACGGCGCTTCGTACCTTATTCTTCTTCTGCGCCCAGTCGCCGTTTTTCTTGTCTTTCGCCTGACCGTTCTTTTTATCGGAATTTTCAAACGCCCACAGAGCAACGTCGCGTATTTCCTCGATGAGCTCCTCGCTTTCGCGCACATAAACAAAGCCGCGCGACACAACGTCGGGTCCCGATACTATCTGACCCTCGGCGTCGAGAGTAACGACTATTACTATAAGTCCGTCCTGTGCAAGGTGCATCCTGTCACGAAGCACGATGTTGCCCACGTCGCCTACGCCAAGTCCGTCGACAAATACCTTGCCGGAGGGCACGGTACCGTTGAACTTGGCCGATTTTGCATCAAGCTCTAAAACCTTTCCTATTTCCATCATCATTATATCGGACGACTGATATCCCAGCGACTGAGCCAAGTGTCGGCTTGCGTTCAAGTGTCTTGGTTCGCCGTGTACAGGTATGAAAAATTTGGGCTTAACGAGATTTATGAGTATTTTTATTTCCTCCTGGCAGGCGTGTCCGGATACGTGTATATCGTCGGCGCTCTCGCTTATTACCTGCGCGCCCAGGTGAACCAGCTCGTTTATTACGCGGTTTACCAGCTTTTCGTTGCCCGGTATGGGCAGGGCGGAGATTATTACAGTATCGCCCGGCATTATCTCCACCTTTTTATGGTCGGAAAAGGCGATGCGGTAAAGCGCGCTCATCGGCTCTCCTTGCGAACCTGTCGTTATCACCACGACCTTTTCGGGCGGATATCGTTTTATCATGTCAAGCGGGATTATTTCGCCGTCAGGCACGTCGAGATATCCCAGCTCGCGCGCCACGTCTATAACGTTTTCCATAGAACGCCCCGACACGGCGACTTTTCGCCCGTTCTTAACGGCCACGTTTATTATCTGCTGTACGCGGTGCACGTTTGAGGCGAACGTAGCGACTATTATACGCTGGTTTGACGCGGCGAATATTCGCTCGAACGCCCGTCCCACCTTGCGTTCGCTCATGGCATAGCCGGGTCGCTCCACGTTGGTGCTGTCGCAGCACAGCGCAAGCACTCCCTCGTTGCCCAGCTCGCCGAAGCGTGCAAGGTCTGTCATTTTACCCATTATGGGCGTGGTGTCGATCTTAAAGTCGCCCGTGAATATTACGGTCCCGACGGGTGTTTTTATCGCATAAGCCACCGCGTCCGCTATGGAATGGTTCACATTTATCGCTTCCACCTCGAACACGCCCGCCTTTATGCGGTCGCCCGCTTTTATTGTGAAAAGCCTTGGCTTTTTAATGTTGGGATGCTCCTCAAGCTTCTTTCGTACAAGGCCCAGCGTAAGCTTGGTTGCGTATATCGGTATCGTGCTTACCAGTCTTAAAAGAAAGGGCAAACCTCCTATGTGGTCCTCATGACCGTGCGTCAGCACAAGAGCGCGCAGCTTCTCCTTGTTTTTTTCAATGTAGGTGAGGTCAGGCAGAACGAGATCTACGCCCAGCATCTCGTCGTCGGGAAAGGCCATCCCGCAGTCTACGATCATCATATCCCCGCCATATTCGAGCACGGTGATGTTTTTGCCGATCTCACCTATGCCTCCCAGGGGTATGATTTTCAGTTTTTCTTTTTTTGCCACAAATAATCCTCCGTGTTTCTTTAAATATAATATGTATTAAAGCCCGCGTTACAGATCCTTCAATGAACTGTCTCGTAAAACGTCGGGTAATTCGCTTTTATTCATTCTTTTTATTATATCATATATATAAAGAGATATCAATCAAAAAATTGCGCTTTTTGTCTTGCGCGCCTTTGCGCGTCACCCGTAAAACATGCAGTATTATACTGTTTTTAATAAGTATATGTAAGTACGATAACATAAACGCGCGTTTTATTCAATCTCATGATATATATTTCCAAGTAATGTAAAATGATGCACGAAACCGCTTGGTTTTCGCCAAAGAAAAACAT contains:
- the rsmG gene encoding 16S rRNA (guanine(527)-N(7))-methyltransferase RsmG; its protein translation is MEAYELLKAGLSDIFGSCSDETVEAFRRLTEYMVEYNKKVNLTRITEPMDVVRLHYLDCAAVFWAVKMEKDASVIDVGTGAGFPGLVMKILRPDIRLCLLDSSNKRISYLRSAAELLSLSGIDFVCGRAEEASRKRGYRDAFDFAVSRAVASLPKLCELCMPFVRAGGLFVSLKGSEAEAEAISAEKAVRTLGGGNMRVIPAEIRDSEVNHHLIVIGKLRATPAQFPRKNALIQKAPL
- a CDS encoding ribonuclease J, translating into MAKKEKLKIIPLGGIGEIGKNITVLEYGGDMMIVDCGMAFPDDEMLGVDLVLPDLTYIEKNKEKLRALVLTHGHEDHIGGLPFLLRLVSTIPIYATKLTLGLVRKKLEEHPNIKKPRLFTIKAGDRIKAGVFEVEAINVNHSIADAVAYAIKTPVGTVIFTGDFKIDTTPIMGKMTDLARFGELGNEGVLALCCDSTNVERPGYAMSERKVGRAFERIFAASNQRIIVATFASNVHRVQQIINVAVKNGRKVAVSGRSMENVIDVARELGYLDVPDGEIIPLDMIKRYPPEKVVVITTGSQGEPMSALYRIAFSDHKKVEIMPGDTVIISALPIPGNEKLVNRVINELVHLGAQVISESADDIHVSGHACQEEIKILINLVKPKFFIPVHGEPRHLNASRHLAQSLGYQSSDIMMMEIGKVLELDAKSAKFNGTVPSGKVFVDGLGVGDVGNIVLRDRMHLAQDGLIVIVVTLDAEGQIVSGPDVVSRGFVYVRESEELIEEIRDVALWAFENSDKKNGQAKDKKNGDWAQKKNKVRSAVSEVIYERTKRKPMILPIIMEI